From the genome of Candidatus Borkfalkia ceftriaxoniphila:
ATCGGCAACAGGGAAAGAATGAATCTGGAAGGCCGCAGCATACTGGCATTGCAAGAAAACGACGGACGAATCAAAGGGATCTGTTACGGCGCTAATCCGAAACAACGGGATGTTTTTTATATGCAGGTAATCGAAGAATTGAGCCGTGCACTATATAAGAGCATGAGCCGAACGGACTTTATCAGATTTCAGAACGAACTGCTGTTGAAACTGGGGGTGTAGCGTGTGTATAAAACATTCGAATACGCAGTCGGTGACTCATGGCTCGTGGGGATGTACGGAAACAAAGCGGTGTACACGATCAAAAAAGCGGAGTTCCGCGCACGGGATCGGAAAGAGATCTACACGGTAGACGTGGATGGCACGCTGTTTAAGTATACAAGAAACCGCTTGCATTTTATTTTGCATTTAGGCGTGTTCAAGAAATTGAAAAGCGGTACATATTCGAAATACAAGATCCCCGAACCGCCCGCGTCGGTAATCCGCGGCTATTATGCGCAGATGCGAGCGAAAGAGGCTGCGCGCCTCGAACGAATGAACGAAAAACTCGGAG
Proteins encoded in this window:
- a CDS encoding P-loop NTPase family protein, producing the protein MYKTFEYAVGDSWLVGMYGNKAVYTIKKAEFRARDRKEIYTVDVDGTLFKYTRNRLHFILHLGVFKKLKSGTYSKYKIPEPPASVIRGYYAQMRAKEAARLERMNEKLGADARYQKIQQEISVLSHDIAKAEFNRGDAFEIRILKTKLDAAKRERAAILALFGMDQAALQKKVQCKACGDMGYLPNGKPCECVEKHLPKIMEHWEKSKDEKGERKAR